In the Anguilla anguilla isolate fAngAng1 chromosome 7, fAngAng1.pri, whole genome shotgun sequence genome, one interval contains:
- the usp38 gene encoding ubiquitin carboxyl-terminal hydrolase 38, with product MDKILEALVSSSHSVPVKKAIVKKVVEAAEKDVTEEQCQALYSLTARLILLGEDAFQRQVGYQVLEAYARYHRAEYERFCSKEFITGLLQQGYGPLDRKDPAVIDYVHSCLRLLISCPSVLDIFGAIQVEVLRMVCERPEPALCARLSVMLSDFVQCIPRDKAAVLFCQQLVRTMAYFQCSATREQDLREYVSQVTKVGALLQSIWKAEPATLLPSLQEVFAIISSTDPSFDPSIALASLVQHIPLQMITVLIKSLTTDQNVKDACMTQALCRMIDWLSWPLAQYVDTWVIALLKGLAAVQKFTILIDVTLLKIELVFNRLWYPIVRQGALAVLSHMLLSFQHSPEAFHLVVPHIVPLVQTLRNDGLPTSRAFLLQFTDLVHCMMYQYSGFPDLYDSILEAIKELPKPGEEKMKLILNQSAWTSQSNSLASGLLRITGKSETGKTGLINLGNTCYMNSIIQTLFMATDFRRSVLSLNLNGSNTLMKKLQLLFAFLAHTQRAAYAPRNFFEASRPPWFTAGSQQDCSEYLRFLLDRLHEEEKTIQAFRLAKPALVSPEASSNGTSGAVVPLPDVPHPQDVPRPAEGPAEREEDKETLIEKMFGGKLSTGIRCLQCTSVSEKEEPFSDLSLAFCPPATQRAPPEGPLPEGGAEGGKGPGGGHQGPVSGGSEASEALVREKQAGLNGAPPPADRPAQDPPLSVPDLINYFLAPEILDEDNKYYCETCGALQRAEKTMQVVRAPEYLILTLLRFSYDAKFHVRRKILDNVCIPPVMQLPVHPRGGRCSPPALQVDSPDSGENLAKKLKPSGMEEAGRRRGQREEAPPPPSARPVPYVLSSVVMHSGMSSESGHYYCYGRNVSGSDGGGAPGLRSRASAESLDGTEADLAVCGSLSTQEAELANPPVRDWFLFNDSRVTFTSFPSVQNVTSRFPKDTAYVLIYRKQEVRSLQAGSSPNGLRLSAEPPLQKELMDAITKDNKLFLQEQELNARARALQAASASCSFRPNGFDDNDPPGSCGPSGGGGGGGGGGFSTVSRLVF from the exons ATGGATAAGATTCTGGAGGCCCTGGTGAGCTCGTCTCACTCCGTGCCAGTGAAGAAGGCCATCGTGAAAAAAGTGGTGGAAGCGGCAGAGAAGGATGTGACGGAGGAGCAGTGCCAGGCTCTCTACAGCCTGACGGCGCGTCTCATTCTCCTGGGAGAGGACGCCTTCCAGCGGCAGGTGGGATATCAGGTCCTGGAGGCGTACGCGCGCTACCACCGCGCCGAGTACGAGCGCTTCTGCAGCAAGGAGTTCATAACGggcctgctgcagcagggctaCGGTCCGCTGGACCGGAAGGACCCCGCTGTCATCGACTACGTGCACAGCTGCCTGCGGCTGCTGATCAGCTGCCCGTCGGTGCTGGATATCTTCGGGGCGATCCAGGTGGAGGTGCTGCGGATGGTGTGCGAGCGGCCCGAGCCGGCCCTGTGCGCGCGGCTCAGCGTCATGCTGTCGGACTTCGTGCAGTGCATCCCGCGGGACAAGGCAGCCGTGCTGTTCTGCCAGCAGCTGGTCCGGACTATGGCGTACTTCCAGTGCTCCGCCACCCGCGAGCAGGACCTGCGCGAGTACGTCTCCCAGGTGACCAAAGTGGGCGCACTGCTGCAGAGCATCTGGAAGGCGGAGCCCGCCACGCTGCTCCCCTCCCTGCAAGAGGTCTTCGCCATCATTTCTTCCACAG ACCCTTCGTTTGACCCTTCCATCGCGCTGGCCAGTCTGGTGCAGCACATCCCGCTGCAGATGATAACGGTTCTCATCAAGAGTCTCACCACAGACCAGAACGTGAAGGACGCCTGCATGACCCAGGCGCTGTGCAG GATGATTGACTGGCTGTCCTGGCCCCTGGCGCAGTACGTGGACACCTGGGTCATCGCTCTGCTGAAGGGACTGGCCGCTGTGCAGAAGTTCACCATCCTCATCGACGTCACCCTGCTGAAAATCGAGCTG gtattTAATCGGCTGTGGTACCCCATCGTGAGGCAGGGCGCTCTGGCTGTTCTCTCCCACATGCTGCTCAGTTTCCAGCACTCCCCGGAAGCCTTCCACCTG gtggtcCCGCACATCGTGCCGCTGGTCCAGACTCTCAGGAACGACGGGCTCCCCAccagcagggcgttcctgctgCAATTCACTGACCTGGTCCACTGCATGATGTACCAGTACTCCGGCTTCCCCGACCTCTACGACAGCATCCTGGAGGCCATCAAA GAGCTGCCCAAACCGGGTGAGGAGAAGATGAAGCTGATTCTGAACCAAAGTGCCTGGACCTCGCAGTCTAACTCGCTGGCCTCCGGGCTGCTGAGGATCACTGGGAAGTCCGAGACGGGGAAAACGGGCCTGATCAACCTGGGCAACACCTGCTACATGAACAGCATCATTCAGACCCTCTTCATGGCCACAGA TTTCAGGCGATCTGTATTGTCCTTGAATCTCAATGGCTCCAATACTCTGATGAAGAAGCTCCAGCTCCTGTTCGCCTTTCTAGCACACACTCAG agAGCGGCCTACGCTCCCAGGAACTTTTTTGAGGCCTCAAGGCCGCCGTGGTTCACCGCAGGGTCCCAGCAGGACTGCTCCGAATACCTGCGCTTCCTATTGGACAG GCTGCACGAGGAGGAGAAGACAATCCAGGCGTTTCGGCTGGCGAAGCCGGCGCTGGTGTCCCCGGAGGCCAGCTCTAATGGCACCAGCGGGGCGGTGGTGCCCCTGCCGGACGTCCCACACCCCCAGGACGTCCCGCGCCCCGCAGAGGGCCCGGccgagagggaggaggacaAGGAGACGCTCATCGAAAAGATGTTTGGCGGGAAGCTGTCCACGGGCATCCGCTGCCTGCAGTGCACCAGCGTGTCTGAGAAAGAGGAGCCGTTCTCCGACCTGTCCCTGGCCTTCTGCCCCCCCGCCACGCAGCGGGCCCCGCCCGAGGGGCCCCTGCCCGAGGGGGGCGCGGAGGGGGGCAAGGGGCCCGGCGGGGGCCACCAGGGGCCGGTCAGCGGGGGCAGCGAGGCCTCGGAGGCGCTCGTCAGGGAGAAGCAGGCGGGGCTGAAcggggctccgccccctgccgACCGGCCGGCCCAGGACCCGCCCCTCTCCGTGCCCGACCTGATCAACTACTTCCTGGCGCCGGAGATCCTGGACGAGGACAATAAGTACTACTGCGAGACGTGTGGCGCGCTGCAGCGGGCGGAGAAGACCATGCAGGTGGTGCGGGCGCCCGAGTACCTCATCCTCACGCTGCTGCGCTTCTCCTACGACGCCAAGTTCCACGTGCGCCGCAAGATCCTGGACAACGTCTGCATCCCGCCGGTCATGCAGCTGCCCGTGCACCCCCGGGGGGGGCGCTGCTCGCCCCCCGCCCTGCAGGTGGACTCCCCCGACAGCGGCGAGAACCTGGCCAAAAAACTCAAGCCCTCCGGGATGGAGGAGGcgggcaggaggcggggccagagagaggaggccccgcccccgccctcggcCCGGCCGGTGCCGTACGTGCTGAGCTCGGTggtgatgcattctgggatgtcCTCCGAGAGCGGGCACTACTACTGCTACGGCAGGAACGTGAGCGGGtcggacgggggcggggccccgggcCTGCGCTCCAGGGCGAGCGCCGAATCGCTGGACGGTACGGAGGCGGACCTGGCGGTCTGCGGCTCCCTTTCCACGCAGGAGGCGGAGCTAGCGAACCCGCCCGTCAGAGACTGGTTCCTCTTCAACGACAGCAGGGTGACCTTCACCAGCTTCCCCTCGGTGCAGAACGTGACCAGCCGCTTCCCCAAGGACACAGCCTACGTTCTGATctacaggaagcaggaagtgaggtcgCTCCAGGCAGGAAGCAGCCCCAACGGCCTGCGGCTGAGCGCAGAACCGCCGCTGCAGAAGGAGCTCATGGACGCCATCACCAAGGACAACAAGCTGTTCCTGCAG gagcaggagctgaaCGCTCGCGCCCGGGCCCTACAGGCCGCCTCCGCGTCCTGCTCCTTTCGCCCCAACGGCTTCGACGACAACGACCCCCCCGGCAGCTGCGGACCGtccggcgggggcgggggcgggggcggggggggcttcAGCACCGTCAGCCGGCTGGTGTTCTAA